Below is a genomic region from Anas platyrhynchos isolate ZD024472 breed Pekin duck chromosome 4, IASCAAS_PekinDuck_T2T, whole genome shotgun sequence.
CCCTGCTCCAGCCGCTAAACCataattttctccttttgttctaatttaataaaagcagcagggaagagaaacaGGTGCTGGGGGCTGACACCTcggacccccccgccccccacgCACACACAATCCCCTTTGATCACCTAACTTCCCTGCCAGGGATGGAAGCCCTCAAGTTCTCATTTCGCCCCTATAATATCTTCTTGATATTGATCCCgcaattatttaaaagaaagcgTCATCTCCTCCCACTTCGCCAAATAAGGCTATTTAGATGCTTTCCAGATGAGTGGAGGTGTGCTGAAACAGAGCTGACAGCGAAGTATATCACGGCCAGCACCATCCTTCATTCGCTCTCTCCCTCTgcccccctttctcccccccccccccggcgcacACTTTCACcgtgcctctctctctctctcccagcgaTGAAGATTGCAGACTATTACGGGCGAGGGATTAATTTGTAGCCAATTACGAGCCGGTGCTAAATATGAATGCATAAATAAGAGCCAGCCTTGCCTCCGTGtgtgtgcagcaggaggaggaggaggagggagggaaggagagaagggggggggctggagTGCCTGGGCAGCCCGGTGAGGATgatgagaaggaagaaggagcagcagagcggAGGCTCGGAGCCCAGCATCACCTTGTGAGTCCCGGCCTCCCCGGCTGGCCTcggagcagccccggggagctgccggagcggggccggggaggAGTTTCCAGCTCAACTTCGccggaggaaggaggaggaggaggtggggggggggggaggaaaaaaaaaaatagaggaggggaagggggggtgggggggagaagTTGCAACCGAGAGGGGCTCTGCAAAGAGTCATGAACGTGAGCAGAGACAAGGTGGGTGACATCTCCATCCCGGCAGCGGCAGCCGCGGCGGTGACAGCCCCCGCAGCCTCGCTTGGCATCGGCGGGGAGCCCTGCGGCTTGCCCGGGGAAGGCATGGAGAGCCACGGGGAGCAGCGGCTGTCGGCCGGCGGCGAGCTGCCCCTCTACTCCTGCCCTGGAAATAGGGACAGGCAAGGGGACGGGCAGAGCAACACCCCCGGACAAGAGGGGGCAGCGGGCGCCCTGCCCGCCGTGCACAGAACCACCTCTTTCTCCGTGCTCGACATCCTGGACCCTAACAAATTCAACAGCAAGAGGAGGCAGTGCGGGGGCTTGTACAAATCGGGGGGAGCCCAGTTCCCGCTGGGGGCGGAGGATAAGCCCGAGGACTCAGGGACGGAGCTGGCCGAGCAAAAAGCTCTCGCCGAAGATTTCGACGCGTGCAAGAAGTCCGCCGAGCTCATCAGTAAGTAGCTGAGGGTACCCCGAGCCCCTCGGGATGGGGGGGTAAAGtgagcctggggaaggggctggcatGCTTTTAGGGACCCCTTTTCCTCCTTGGGAGCTTGGGGAGGGACACAGTAGGGCCGTGGGAGCAGCCGGACCGGCCCCGGGGAAACCGGGCCAGGGCCCGGGGATGGGACAAGGGACCGCATCCCACTCCTGCGGTCCCAAaccctcctgcaccctgctcCCACAGCCCCCCTGACCCTCTCCCGAGGCATTTATGACTTTTCTCCATGTTCTTCGCAGCCTTCAAAGccgctctccccttcctccttcccccctcctccGCGCGTTGCTCTGGGCGACAGATtcaattttctctctccccttgGCTTTTTTAGGACAAATCAGACTAATTGTGACAAAATGCTGGTTATCTCtggaaaaacaattaaattcCTTCGATTACATTTAAGGTAAAATGTGCTTAGCAGCGTAAAGAGGCTGGATAATGGGGGAAATCGCCCCAGAGTGGCATGTAGGACTGCCTGGATCGATATCCTATTATCGAATTGTGCATATCTCTTTCAAGCACCTTGCAAACTCTTCCCTAACATCTAAATTATAGGGTCAAAATTCGGATAATTACTCGATTAAAACCTATTACACTTATTAGGGCTCGCTATTGATCGGGAATTGCATTCGACCCAAGCTCGagattgcttttttctttcttgggtCCAAAATATCCGAACTTTCTCACCTCTAAACACCGCGACTCTGGGGACAGCGGAGCCCTCCCGGGAAAAGCCAGCCCCCAGGAGAAATAGCTGGGGCTGCTCCGTGCCCCgagagggagaaggagctggCGAGGGGCCGAGGATAAACTTCTCGCAAGggggaaaataatttctctgtctCTGGGGCGGGAGAGGGAGGACTCTGCTCTCCCCGATCCCGAAAAAGCGTAactctttcatttaaaatcaagcaggaaaaaaagggctGAAATCTCCTCCAGCCCGAGCCTCGTGAAATGTAGAAGTTTTAAATTTCTAAAGCAAAAGCAGGAGCGGAGCGCTAATAGAATTCaagagagatttttaaaagtggTCTCTACCTGGGGTAATTATTTGTCTAAACCCATCCGGCTTCTGTCATACTAAATAGATCTGTGCGATCAGAAAGACTGACGAGGTCAGCCTATCGCTAATCTTGCACTTTTATCTCCAGACAAGGAGAGAAATGCAACTCTATCGCTTCTCTACACCCAAATATATTTGGAGCCATCAGCAAGCAGCGCTCCGCGCACTGACAACTTTCCCAGGCGCTTCGCATGCTTCGGCCCTTCAGCCCTGACATTTAATTTCATGTAAAGCGGCAGCAGTCCCGAAGAGACCTGTGACTGCCCGAAAATCACGAAACTTAATGTCCCCATCGTAATTAACGCTAGTTCAATCGGTGCTTTAATTTAGAAGTGTTTCGAAAAGTAGCTCCGGCCGGCAAAATGCCAACACCCCGAAATGGGAAGGCTTTCTGGCAAAAGGAGAGCGAAATCAGTGATTGTCACAGGTCGCTCGTAAAACTAAGTGATAATAAGAAGTTAAAACTCCGTATTTAATTAGTATTCAATATCTTCCGTATACAAAATCGCACCTTCAATGTCAATCTCCATCAGCAAATGTATTtgcaatacatttttctgtttcaagaaAATTTTAGTAAGCTCTTAAATTAAGCCACGGCTGCGATTTCCTACAGTTTatcggggggaaaaaaaataaactcaaaaaattaaactgttttaaCATCACCCGCACGTTCCCTGTTCGCTAGGGCGCTGGCGCTGCGCTCATCCTGGGTCCCGCAGAGTCATCTGCACGCACTTTTTATATATTGTTGTTGCAAAAAATTTTGCACAACAATTTATAACAAGTGCTACAGGTTGGGGATGCTCGTTTTCACGCGGTGTGTAGGATCGGGGAAAAGCTGATCCTATTCCCGGGTCCATGCGGTGGTGGTTGTGCGGGTTTTGTTTGCCGGTTTGAACAGCAAGCTGGAAAGATTGGATAAACTCGGGTCGTTAAGGGATATTTTGGGGTGAAGAGGATTATGATAAACTTCTCTGCCTCTTTTTCTCCTAGTGAGCCAGCCGTATCTGCTGTTAGCCCAAACCAGTTCCTCCAACAAaacacactttttaaaaacactccTAATCTTATCTAGAGGCTGTCCGGCGTTAGGATGCGGACCAAGTTTGAGGTGCGATGGtttggggagtttggggggggattAAAACCAACAGAAGCGCACACGGGATGAGGGCGACAGACAAGCGGGTCGCTTGCTCTGCGCGTACCTCGGGTAACCACAACGAGCTTGGGGAGCTCCCGGAGCTGCGGGTGCGAGCAGAGAGAAGTTGGAGAGTGCCTGAGTCAGACGGGCCAAAAGGGCCGAGGTGATGGTCCTCTGCCCGAGGTGCCTCCGACCCCGGCCGGCACTTCGGGGGCAGGATGAGGAGAGCATTTCTTTGCCTGCCGGTTCCCCCCGAGGTCCAGAGGAGCCGCTTTTCTCGCCGACGCTGGGTTCTTGCCGGCTTCAACACGACAGAACCGTCAGGAGAAAGTCCAACAGGCTTAAATATCGGATAATTACCTTGTTCTCCGATGGAGACCCGTTAATTGGAGCGTCCTATAAACCCAAATAAATTAAATGCCCGTTAACTAGTTTCTACATCGCGCGAAATGAGTTTAATTAAGTTTGCATCTGCTCCGCTAATCAATACGAGCATTTACTCCACTTTAGCACTTCCACCTCGCGAAGTCGGGAGAGGTCAAGCCAGGGGGAGAAAGGGTTAAAAACGCCGGAGCCAAAAAAAGCCGTCGAGGCGGATATTTTTGTAGCTAAAagcgttaaaaaaaaaaaaaaaaaaaaaaaaaaaaaaaaaaacaagcgaTGTGCCACCTCCGGGGCCCGCTGTCAAACCGGCAGGgaccggggggctccgggcaggTCGTGTGTTGTCCCCCCTCCCCGGTTCTTTCTGCAGGGGGAGGTCGGatggggtgtgtgtgttttgtgggGCCACCTTTTGGGGCCAGCTCTTGAGCTGAGGGAGCTCCGAGCCTTGTCCCTTTACCCCTGGTGTAGGGTGAGGTGCCCAGGGGGAGCCGGGGGCCGTGCTGGTGGACTGCGGAGACCTAACCCTGCCTCGCCCCTTGTTTGCAGAGGAGGACGGCGAGCTCTACAAGGCCGAGGAGTGCGACCtggactgcagcagcagcagccggccGAGCCGCAGCCCCGACAGCGAGCtgcaggacgacgaggagctgTGCGGCGAggagagcagcaccagcaccaccaccaccagcaccgcCACGGGCGGCAGCGCCTCGGCGGCTCCCGGAGAGCCCGAGCCGGGCCAccaacaccaccaccatcaccaccagcagcagcagcacgccgaggccaccccgcagccccctcctcaaccccagcagcctcctcccTCGGCAGCGCCCGGCGgggggcagcagagccagcagcaggctaAGCCCAAGAGGAAGCGCACGGGCTCGGACTCCAAGTCGGGGAAGCCCCGACGGGCTCGGACAGCTTTCACCTACGAGCAGCTGGTGGCGCTGGAGAACAAGTTCAAGTCCACGCGGTACCTGTCGGTGTGCGAGCGCCTCAACCTGGCGCTCTCCCTCAGCCTCACCGAGACGCAGGTGAAGATCTGGTTCCAGAACCGCCGCACCAAGTGGAAGAAGCAGAACCCCGGCGCCGACACCAGCGCGCCcaccggcggcggcggggcgggcggaggAGCGGGGGGCGGCGGTTTAGGGGGCGGCCTCAGCCCCCTCAGCCACTCGCCGCCCATGGGCAACCCGCTCTCCATGCACGGGCCCGGCAGCTACGCCGGGCATCCCGCCGGGGGGCTGGTGTGCGCCGCCCAGCTGCCCTTCTTGCCCAGCCCCGCCGTCCTCTCGCCCTTCGTGCTGGGCTCGCAGACTTATGGCGCCCCCGCTTTCTACACCCCGCACCTATAAGCCCGCCGCAGTCCCCACGGAAACCCGCCTCAGGCGGCAGGGTGGGTGCGGGGAGGGGTTGTGGGGGTGCGAGGGGGAAGCTCCGAGGATGGGACGGGGCTGGCCGTGAGGGGACGGAGCCGCCGTGAGGGGACGGGGCTGCCGTGAGGGGAGCGGCTGTGAGGGGACGGAGCCGCCATGAGGCGACGGGGCCGCCGTGAGGGGACGGAGCGAGCGTGAGGGGACGATCAACGGTCAGCGGCCACCAACGGTCAACAACGGTCGCCAACGGTCAACAACGGTCGCCAACCGACGAGCTCCCAGCCCCTCCGGGCGGCTTCGTCGCCCACAACCATTTCTACGACCCGTTTTTATACTGGGctttggggtgaggaggggagaAAGCCTCCCTCCCCCCTGTACATAGCGGTAGATGTAAATCATCGTTacttgtacatatatatatatatatatttcccccACCCACGATGTCCCCCgttgctgtgtgtttttgtttttgtcttttattatttttttaaatcatttttattttcccccggTCTGGccactcttaaaaaaaaaaaaaagactttaaaaagctTACGTACCCATTTGACTCTCAGGGTAAAACAGAGAACTATAGTCTTGTCCCTCGGCATTGTTGAGACAACAATGCGCCGTTTCCTTGCCTGATTTCAcgatttatttgttatttattattatttttgcccTCAAGCGCAGCCGCCCccggggagggagagggggcgGCCACCGGCCCCCTCGGTCCCCTCGGGgtgggctttttttccccctcacgTCCCGCATTTCTGTATATTTCTGGTTGTTACAAAAGTTTTAACTTTATAACTAATGTATAAGGTGCGGGAGTAACGCTCGAAAGATGATACAGAAAGCACTTTgctaaaaaaagaacaaaaaacaaaacacttaaacGCAATCAATAAACTTGAAGGAAACCGCGACTCTCCGTGGTGCTGTCTCGCTGATTTTCGGGAATTTGTCGGAAAAGTTCCCTCTGGAAAACGCCTGGCACAGGGGCATCTGGAGCGAGGTACCGCGttaggcttttgtttttcttttcgtTTACTCTGGAAGCACGCCGTGTGTTTCTGACACAGAAATAAACTTCATTCTTCTAGGGGAGAGGGCACATCCCTGCTTAGTTCCCGTGATTGCATTTTCTTAACTGCTTTTGCCAATCTTAACGcaatattaagattttttttcttgtagataAACTTCTTTATTTCCGCAGACGGCGAGTCTGGTGTTTTGGATTTATGCACATTTAACAAAGCGGTTCTTCCCTTCAGTTCCCAgcgctttaaaaataaagcaatcttTCCGCGGCACTTCCGCTGATTATTTGGAAACTGCTTTCACAACCTTCCACaatccttattttattttttccttaattgcaACGCAAACAAAAGGCTGACTGCTTTGCACACCAGCAACCCCCAGCCCGGCGGACCCCCCAGCTCCCGCCGAGGAGAAGCTCCCTGTTCCCatctctgctttgtttctttcccgtttcttttgtttttcagcccaGAAACGTCGCTTTCCCGGGGTGATTTCACGAAACCGGCGTTTTCTCGAGTCATTTTAGCGGGCACGGGGATGGAGCAGCTGAACGCCTCTCTGGCCGGAGGCCCCGGCAGGCTGTGGGTATCCCCGCTCCCTTCCACCTCCCCTCCTTTAGGACCGTGCAAATGCCAGATGGCTCCCAGCAGACTCGTTTGCCTTTGCTTTAACAGATCTGAAGTGAATTTTCAGGGGGAATGCTAcgagtgctgctcagagcacgGCTTTCCGTGGCTTTTACCTGTAGGGAAAAAATCTGAACAGGGAAACGGATGCTTAGGATGCTCTTCTGTGCTGTAAAACTACCCTGTTGCTGCCCAGGTTTGAGCAAACACCATGAACATTCCTGCTCGTAGCTCATTTGGGGCATGACCCAGCTTCGTATCAAAGCCTGTCTACACACAGCGAACTCCCGGCAGAAAATATTCCAGCTCCAACAGGGGGATGCTCGGAGAGTTCAGCAGATGATTTTCCTGCTCAAGTCAGTTAGCGTCCTGCCAGCGAAACCTGTTCGTGTGAGTGTTACAGCTCACAGCTGTTGGATGAAGAAGGCAGCCTGAGATTCCTAGTCATTAAACTCGATTTAACAAGGCTTCTCATATTTTACAGCAGTGCTGAAAACAAACTCACAGATATCTTTCTCAGCGTAGTTTAGGAAGTTATTGATAATTCTTGCTTGAATGTCTCGCCAGCTGATCCTCTGCTTGCAGAAGTCAATAGGAGAACTGCAGAGCTTCAGCTGCAGCTCGTCTTCCCCTGCACTCGGACtgtgcagcagtgctgagcacACCGTGGGCTCGGTCTCAAGTCACAGGACGTTGCCCACATGCAGAGGGCATTTAGTGTGAGTATGAGCAGCACCAAAGAGTGAGCTCTCAGACGGTGCTCCCTGGACTACTGCCCTGTAACCAGGCTGTATGCTTGTCAGTGAGGCGCCTGATGGTATCAGCACTGGGCTGTTATTCCGAAATATCCCTGGTCTGAATGTACAGCAGCCAGTGCACTAAAGGTGCTCCCACCTGCCTGAATGTCCTAACTCCATCACCTTATGTCCCTGCCTCTGGCTCTCTAAAAGAATGGAACAAGCTGTAGGCTTGATTCAGCAATATGAGGTTATCACACCACAGGGATCCCCCTGAATAGTCATAAAAGGCCCCAAACCATGCTAACCCCTAGCAGAGACCCTAGTACAGCATGAGTACAATCTACTAACTGAAAGCAAGATGATTATTTCTCCAGGGCACAAGCAGCAGGTGGTTGCTGTGGTTCATTctgtgagtttttttgtttgtgtttgttttttgttttttaatgactttattATTCATTCATAAAACTTAGAGGATTCACAGGGCATTTGACAGAGCATTTGCTAGAGGACAAACTCTTCTGAGATACACCAGGTAACACACTCAGAGTTTGATTCAATGTTTTCAGTTGAAGCCTTTGGACTCTACCAAAAAAGACTTGGGATCATCAGCACATTTTTGAACTAATTCTCACAAAGTCAATGTTAAATCCAAGGGTGCAAGCCTATGTAGTGTAATCTTACCATTATCCACTGTGTTTATGATAGAATTAgatagaaaaagaaggaaaatgggtcCATTTTACTttgttctgaatatttttaacttATACTGAACAAATTTCAGTAGTTTATGCTTACTGAATAAATGGCAGTAAATCTTCTTACCattaaaggaacagaaaaatcaCATAAATGCAGGCAGATATGTTCCAATTGATTTGGAGATATTTGaaactactttaaaatattttgtctcaTTGCTTACACAGAACAGTCCATATTAGTCCATATTATTCCAAATCATTGGAAAACAGCACTCTATATTCCACCCCCAAAAAACTGTTTTGGTGTTAATTGCAGGTTGGGCAGGATCTTCAGGTGGTTGTAGAGAGTTATGGTTTTAGGTGaatttttggtttatttgtttttgttttcatacatATTGTAGACTTTTTGTTTTGGGCTGAATTCAGTCATATTTCACGTTTCTATTCTTATACTACGTaagcaaaatgttaaaaataaagttttgtctTTAAGAACCTAAACCATTTCCTGAAAATACACCGTGTCTGCCCTATTGGCAAATATACTTATCTATGAACTCGTGTTACAGATATAAAGGAATGTTGCTCAAACATAGATGTATTTAATTGAAATAGTCATAGGAATGTCATTTTACAATGTCTGGACAGTTCTGGTGGAGGTTCTGCTTCACAGAGTAAGCAAGAAAGTGTGGCTGTTATAGAGCCTCACAGAACAAGTaaaagaagatttattttttttctttaaatcatattgtgataaaaaatgaagatgtgCCAGACTTTGGGATTTAAACCAAGGCACAGATCAGAGTGGACACTGAAAATGAAGGGGACAGGTAAGTAAACAAATGGGATTGTAATCAGTTTGTCTCACAAAGTGGGTTCACATAAACTACATTCTTCTCTACCTGGTGAACTTctgtaagtttttgtttgtttctgaccACCCTGTTTTGCAACACACGGTCACACTACACAGACATCTCAGGGGGACAGAATGACAGCTGTCACAGTGCAAATAACCCTGGCAAGATGAGCTCTTTCTAGTTGTCCGATACCTTCTGGCAGAGATGTGAATTCATATAGAACAAGCTTCAAAACAATGCAGGAGGATATCAGAGCATCAGAAATCTACACAGCTGAGCATAAAGGGACATTTTCCCATCCTTCCATCCATACCATaactttatttcttctgctttggatCCCAGAAAACTGCGTaagggaaagagaaatgcaGGAAGAGAGCATTTTGGTGGGCTGCTTGTAGGGTTGTTTCAGCTGGTTGTGTTGACAGACAGCAAGCTGCATCATGAACTGCTAAACATTTGAGATTTGCAATTAAGAAAAGTCTTTGGGACTTAAACAAAAATACGAttacaaaaaaatcaaagataGCCAAAAGCAGTTTCCAAGCAAGCAGAATCCTATATTACATTTCCATATACTTTTTACAGACTGTGAGGATCAGAGCAGCCCCATAATGACATAAATATAGCAAATTAATGGTGGATGCAATGCCAGCACCTTGTCATTATGCAAATTGGACTGTTGGCAGAAATGGCTATCCAGCAATCTCTTGCAAAGTAACCAGACCCCTAGTGCTGTCCATTACAGCTAAACTAATTAGCACCacatttaaacaattttaataaGCTTTTTCCTTAACCCCTTGACAGAGACAACTCCTGAAGCTACCACAGAAATGTATGAGCACGTCGCCCAGCACACCAGGAACCTGCCCCCAGCACCTTCTCCTAAACTGGTTCTACATTTAGGCCCTGTACTAGCAAGTACAGAAGGCAATGGATCTGAAACCTCCTCCATTGCAGACACTGCTCATGGAAAGCTGCAAGGATGAGATACAAAATGTGGCTTTCCCATATCAGTGCTGTCATTTTAGGTCCACCAGCCTCAGAAGAATCTATGTGCAGGAGCTGTGCACAGCACCGGCTTGCATAGGGCCAGGCATTGAAGTACCATGATCAGCAACAGCCAAGCTGCTAGGAAAAGTTCAACAAGGGCGTGAttccatttctctctctgcttgATCAGTTCTGAagtagaggaagaggagggaaagcaTCAACCAGAAACCTGAGCAATTAATAGCTTTCTCTCCTTCTTATTCTTCAGAAGCAGCATCCATCTCTGGCAGCTTGAAGGGCAATAATTGCCCGATAGCATTGCCCCACAGGTCACAATTTGTCCATTTGTTAGACAGACCCAGCTCTCACCAGTGTGAATTTTCTAGGGGATGTGCTAAGTTTTGGGGTCTCTAGTGTCAATTCCAGCTGAAAGGGTCACCAGTGCTGCTGGATAGGGAAGGTCCAAACTGGTCTTGATTTAAAGTCTTGGAGCTCTTAGCTTATGGTGCTTCCCACCCTCTTTCTTAAGTCCTTCAGCATCTGCAGAGGATTTTGTAACAGAAAGGATTGCCACCACGTGAATTTAAGAGAGATGCTCTGAATGTATCAACAAGCTccagtttctctctttttccacctttctcTGTAATCTTCCTTGGTATCCTCgtcccagcccctgccaggtGTTTGAGGTCAGCACTGATATGACACAGCTGCAAGACCTTGGCTCAGACTGCCATGAAACCTACTAAA
It encodes:
- the NKX1-1 gene encoding NK1 transcription factor-related protein 1, which gives rise to MNVSRDKVGDISIPAAAAAAVTAPAASLGIGGEPCGLPGEGMESHGEQRLSAGGELPLYSCPGNRDRQGDGQSNTPGQEGAAGALPAVHRTTSFSVLDILDPNKFNSKRRQCGGLYKSGGAQFPLGAEDKPEDSGTELAEQKALAEDFDACKKSAELIKEDGELYKAEECDLDCSSSSRPSRSPDSELQDDEELCGEESSTSTTTTSTATGGSASAAPGEPEPGHQHHHHHHQQQQHAEATPQPPPQPQQPPPSAAPGGGQQSQQQAKPKRKRTGSDSKSGKPRRARTAFTYEQLVALENKFKSTRYLSVCERLNLALSLSLTETQVKIWFQNRRTKWKKQNPGADTSAPTGGGGAGGGAGGGGLGGGLSPLSHSPPMGNPLSMHGPGSYAGHPAGGLVCAAQLPFLPSPAVLSPFVLGSQTYGAPAFYTPHL